From the Gramella sp. Hel_I_59 genome, one window contains:
- the porV gene encoding type IX secretion system outer membrane channel protein PorV has product MKKTTILLIATIFLVDFSIFAQEDSGDRVITTAVPFLLVAADARAAGMGDQGVATSPDVFSQQWNPAKYAFATSENGVSVSYTPYLSEIVNDIFLGSLNYFHKIDDRSAAAASLRYFSLGSIETREIFEQMPILVNPNELTFDVSYSLKLSDYISMAVAGRYLRSDLGLQDNEDLGAASTFGVDVAAYYQSANLTFGGFDGQWRLGANIANIGPKMKYDDAGQENFIPTNLKLGAGFDFIFDVDNKLGTYVEFNKLLVPTPQDFNGDGQITAEDDLIYNETSSIGGIFESFGDAPDGFSEELKEVTVAVGAEYWYQEKFALRVGYFNESDQKGFRKFFALGAGFAYESVVIDASYLFSTSTVPSPLEGTLRFGLSYNFGDTFNN; this is encoded by the coding sequence ATGAAAAAAACTACAATCTTATTGATCGCGACTATCTTTCTTGTCGACTTTTCAATATTTGCACAGGAGGATAGTGGGGATCGTGTGATAACTACAGCTGTTCCATTTTTGCTCGTAGCGGCAGATGCCAGAGCTGCAGGAATGGGAGACCAGGGAGTTGCTACTTCTCCAGATGTCTTCTCTCAGCAATGGAATCCGGCAAAATATGCTTTTGCAACCAGTGAAAACGGAGTTTCTGTTTCCTATACTCCTTACCTTAGTGAGATCGTGAATGATATCTTTCTTGGTAGCTTGAACTATTTCCATAAAATCGATGATAGAAGTGCGGCAGCAGCTTCGCTAAGATATTTTAGTCTTGGTTCTATCGAAACCAGAGAGATCTTTGAGCAGATGCCAATTCTTGTCAATCCAAACGAACTAACTTTCGATGTTTCTTATTCCTTGAAACTAAGTGATTACATTTCCATGGCCGTAGCCGGGCGGTATTTAAGATCTGATCTTGGTTTGCAGGATAATGAGGATCTTGGTGCAGCTTCTACTTTTGGAGTAGATGTGGCAGCTTACTACCAAAGTGCAAATCTTACCTTCGGTGGTTTTGATGGGCAATGGAGATTAGGTGCGAACATTGCGAACATCGGGCCTAAAATGAAATATGACGATGCAGGACAGGAAAACTTTATTCCTACCAATTTAAAACTTGGAGCCGGCTTTGACTTTATTTTTGATGTAGATAATAAACTCGGAACTTATGTAGAATTTAATAAACTTCTGGTTCCAACTCCGCAAGATTTCAATGGTGACGGACAAATAACTGCTGAAGATGATCTTATTTATAATGAGACCAGTTCGATTGGTGGTATTTTCGAATCCTTTGGAGATGCTCCAGATGGTTTTTCAGAAGAATTGAAAGAGGTGACAGTTGCAGTAGGTGCAGAATACTGGTATCAGGAGAAATTTGCTTTGAGAGTAGGTTATTTTAATGAAAGTGATCAAAAAGGTTTTAGAAAATTCTTTGCACTTGGAGCTGGCTTCGCTTATGAATCTGTAGTTATCGATGCTTCTTATTTGTTCTCGACCTCTACAGTACCTAGTCCGCTGGAGGGAACGCTTAGATTTGGTTTGAGCTATAATTTTGGCGATACCTTCAATAATTAA
- the cdd gene encoding cytidine deaminase, with protein MKKLDITTSLEVYDSVQELSEELKDLMKQAVEVRDQAYAPYSKFKVGAAILLDNGEVVVGSNQENASYPSGLCAERTAIYYAGAKFPQSRILKIAITARSLNQEITKPVPPCGACRQALVEYEVKQKEPIELYFMGETGEVMKAASVAEILPLVFDSNCL; from the coding sequence ATGAAAAAACTAGATATTACTACCAGCCTCGAGGTCTATGATTCTGTACAGGAGCTTTCCGAAGAATTAAAGGATCTTATGAAGCAGGCTGTTGAAGTAAGAGACCAGGCATACGCACCATATTCGAAGTTTAAAGTAGGTGCCGCAATTTTACTTGATAACGGTGAGGTTGTCGTGGGGAGTAATCAGGAAAATGCATCCTATCCTTCTGGTCTTTGTGCTGAAAGAACCGCTATTTATTATGCCGGAGCTAAGTTTCCTCAATCCAGAATCCTTAAGATTGCTATCACTGCTCGTTCTTTGAACCAGGAAATCACCAAACCGGTACCTCCTTGCGGTGCTTGCAGGCAGGCCCTGGTAGAATACGAAGTGAAGCAAAAGGAGCCTATCGAGTTGTATTTCATGGGTGAAACCGGAGAAGTGATGAAAGCAGCATCGGTCGCTGAGATTCTGCCTTTAGTTTTTGACAGTAATTGTCTATAA
- the pdhA gene encoding pyruvate dehydrogenase (acetyl-transferring) E1 component subunit alpha, whose protein sequence is MKKITKATYLKWYEDMLFWRKFEDKLAQVYIQQKVRGFLHLYNGQEAILAGALHAMDLEKDRMITAYRNHVQPIGMGVDPKKVMAELYGKKTGTSMGLGGSMHIFAKEHRFYGGHGIVGGQIPLGAGLAFADKYHKRDNVTLTFMGDGAVRQGSLHETLNMAVNWNLPVVFCVENNGYAMGTSVARTSKDTEIWKLGNGYEMPCGPVDAMDPVKVAEALDEAITRARKGDGPTFLELKTYRYRGHSMSDAQKYRTKDEVADYQKLDPITKVKKIIQDKKYASDKEIKEIDKRVKERVAECEKFADESDFPDKNIMYDVVYEQEDYPFLAHKLD, encoded by the coding sequence ATGAAGAAAATTACAAAAGCCACATACTTAAAGTGGTACGAGGATATGTTGTTCTGGCGTAAATTTGAAGACAAGCTTGCGCAGGTTTATATTCAACAGAAAGTTAGAGGATTTTTACATTTATATAATGGGCAGGAAGCAATTTTAGCCGGAGCATTGCATGCGATGGATCTTGAGAAAGATCGTATGATCACTGCTTACCGAAATCACGTTCAGCCAATAGGTATGGGTGTGGATCCAAAGAAGGTAATGGCAGAGCTTTACGGTAAGAAGACTGGAACATCTATGGGACTTGGTGGTTCTATGCACATTTTCGCAAAAGAACATAGATTTTACGGAGGTCACGGGATTGTTGGTGGTCAGATTCCACTAGGAGCCGGTTTGGCCTTTGCAGATAAATACCACAAAAGGGATAACGTAACCCTAACTTTTATGGGTGACGGTGCTGTTAGACAGGGTTCTCTTCATGAAACTCTGAATATGGCTGTTAACTGGAACCTTCCAGTTGTATTTTGTGTTGAAAATAACGGATACGCGATGGGAACATCTGTAGCTCGTACTTCGAAAGATACAGAGATCTGGAAGTTAGGTAATGGTTACGAAATGCCATGTGGTCCTGTAGACGCTATGGATCCAGTAAAGGTTGCTGAAGCTTTGGATGAGGCGATCACACGTGCTCGTAAAGGGGACGGTCCAACTTTCCTTGAGTTGAAAACTTACCGATACAGAGGTCACTCTATGAGTGATGCCCAGAAGTACAGAACTAAAGATGAGGTGGCCGATTATCAAAAACTAGATCCAATCACTAAGGTGAAGAAGATCATTCAGGATAAAAAATACGCTTCAGATAAAGAGATCAAAGAGATCGATAAGCGAGTAAAGGAAAGAGTGGCAGAATGTGAGAAATTTGCAGATGAGTCAGATTTCCCAGATAAGAACATCATGTACGATGTTGTTTACGAACAGGAGGATTATCCATTTCTAGCACATAAATTAGATTAA
- a CDS encoding pyruvate dehydrogenase complex dihydrolipoamide acetyltransferase, whose amino-acid sequence MAEVIKMPRLSDTMEEGTVAKWLKKKGDKVEEGDILAEIETDKATMEFESFYDGTLLHIGVEEGDGAPVDELLAIIGEEGEDISDLIDGGGKSSDSSEDKEEAKDSSDDDDSEEKKEDKEDKEESKSDSDSDSSDDSDSSGGIPEGVEVVKMPRLSDTMEEGTVAAWLKQEGDKVEEGDILAEIETDKATMEFESFYEGTLLKIGIQEGESAKVDSLLAIIGPEGTDVSGIDGSTDTSAKKKSSDSSEEKQKDDSKDSNKQEKEDKKSSGSSSSNDGKRIFASPLAKKMAEDKGIDLGDVDGSGENGRIVKKDIENFKGAEKKEAATEAKSDSSKETTASVKPYTPAGEESYEERKNSPMRKTIAKRLGESKFTAPHYYLTIEVDMANAMASRKHINEMPDVKVSFNDMVIKASAMALRKHPQVNSQWTGDTMKLANHIHMGVAVAVDEGLVVPVLKFADQMSLTQIGGNVKDLAGKARNKKIQPAEMEGSTFTVSNLGMFGIVEFTSIINQPNSAILSVGTIVEKPVVRNGEIVVGNTMKLTLACDHRTVDGATGAQFLQTLKTYMENPVTMLA is encoded by the coding sequence ATGGCAGAAGTTATCAAAATGCCGCGTTTGAGCGATACCATGGAAGAAGGTACCGTTGCAAAGTGGTTAAAGAAAAAGGGAGATAAAGTAGAAGAGGGCGATATTCTTGCAGAAATCGAGACCGATAAGGCGACGATGGAGTTTGAATCTTTCTATGATGGTACTTTGCTTCATATAGGTGTTGAAGAAGGAGACGGTGCACCAGTTGACGAACTTCTGGCAATTATTGGAGAAGAAGGGGAAGATATTTCAGACCTTATAGATGGTGGTGGAAAATCTTCAGATTCTTCGGAAGATAAAGAAGAGGCTAAAGATTCTTCAGATGATGATGATTCCGAAGAGAAGAAAGAAGATAAAGAGGATAAGGAAGAGAGTAAATCTGATTCAGATAGCGACTCTTCTGATGATTCTGATTCTTCAGGAGGTATTCCTGAAGGAGTTGAGGTGGTGAAAATGCCACGTCTTAGTGATACAATGGAAGAAGGAACTGTTGCAGCCTGGCTGAAGCAGGAAGGAGATAAAGTAGAAGAAGGTGATATTCTTGCTGAAATCGAAACAGATAAAGCAACGATGGAATTCGAATCTTTCTATGAAGGAACACTTCTAAAAATCGGAATCCAGGAAGGTGAATCTGCGAAAGTTGATAGCTTACTGGCTATTATTGGACCTGAAGGAACAGATGTTTCTGGTATTGATGGTTCTACAGATACTTCAGCTAAGAAGAAATCTTCAGATTCTTCCGAAGAAAAACAAAAAGACGATTCGAAAGATTCAAATAAGCAGGAAAAAGAAGATAAGAAATCGAGTGGTTCTTCTTCATCTAACGATGGAAAACGAATTTTTGCTTCTCCGCTGGCTAAGAAAATGGCTGAGGACAAAGGAATCGATCTTGGAGATGTAGATGGTTCCGGAGAGAACGGTAGAATCGTTAAGAAAGATATAGAGAACTTTAAAGGAGCTGAAAAGAAGGAAGCTGCTACAGAAGCAAAATCAGATTCTTCAAAAGAAACTACTGCTTCAGTTAAGCCTTACACTCCAGCAGGTGAGGAAAGCTATGAAGAGCGTAAAAACTCTCCTATGCGTAAAACGATCGCCAAGAGACTTGGAGAATCTAAATTCACAGCACCACATTACTATCTTACTATAGAAGTGGACATGGCAAACGCAATGGCTTCACGTAAGCATATCAACGAAATGCCTGATGTTAAGGTATCTTTTAATGATATGGTGATCAAAGCTTCGGCAATGGCCTTGAGAAAGCATCCGCAGGTGAATAGCCAGTGGACTGGTGATACGATGAAGCTTGCCAACCATATCCATATGGGAGTTGCAGTTGCGGTAGATGAAGGATTGGTAGTTCCAGTTCTTAAGTTCGCTGATCAAATGTCGCTTACTCAAATTGGAGGTAATGTAAAAGACCTTGCCGGGAAAGCTAGAAATAAAAAGATACAGCCAGCCGAAATGGAAGGGAGTACCTTTACTGTTTCCAATCTTGGAATGTTTGGGATTGTAGAATTTACCAGTATTATCAATCAGCCAAACTCGGCAATTCTTTCAGTAGGAACCATCGTTGAGAAGCCTGTAGTTAGAAATGGTGAGATCGTAGTTGGTAACACCATGAAACTTACTCTCGCTTGTGATCACCGTACAGTAGATGGAGCAACAGGAGCTCAGTTCCTGCAAACTCTAAAAACATATATGGAAAACCCAGTGACGATGCTGGCATAA
- a CDS encoding M20/M25/M40 family metallo-hydrolase, whose product MRNTTYKGKIAGLTLAVAGLLSCNAQTTENVIDSKEVAEHLEYLSSDDLLGRKTGTAGIEEAASFIEKEFKSAGIKPYFETYRDSFQVKNTDGFNIVGYLEGSDENLKNEFIVIGAHYDHIGEGKPVDGDAIANGANDNAAGTVAVLALAKEFAKLENNKRSILFTLFSAEEMGLVGSKHLANRLKSEELDLYVMFNIEMIGVPMKARDYQAYLTGFEKSNLAEKFNEYSNGEKVLGFLPQAQQMSLFKRSDNYPFYETFGVPSQTVSTFDFSNYNYYHHVDDEAEKLDPEFMSELISALIPGLTKMANSEEKEIKMTSDE is encoded by the coding sequence ATGAGAAACACTACATATAAAGGTAAAATAGCTGGTTTGACGCTTGCAGTTGCAGGATTATTGTCCTGTAATGCGCAAACTACAGAGAATGTTATAGATAGCAAAGAGGTTGCGGAACATCTGGAATACTTAAGTTCAGATGATCTATTGGGTAGAAAGACCGGTACAGCCGGAATTGAAGAGGCTGCCAGCTTTATAGAAAAAGAATTTAAAAGCGCCGGAATCAAACCTTATTTTGAAACTTACCGGGATAGCTTTCAGGTTAAAAATACTGATGGATTTAATATTGTAGGATATCTTGAGGGAAGCGACGAAAATCTTAAAAATGAGTTTATCGTGATAGGAGCTCATTACGACCATATTGGTGAAGGAAAACCGGTAGATGGCGATGCTATAGCCAATGGTGCTAATGATAATGCTGCTGGAACCGTTGCAGTCCTGGCACTGGCAAAAGAGTTCGCTAAGCTTGAAAATAATAAGAGAAGTATCCTGTTCACTTTATTTTCTGCGGAAGAGATGGGATTGGTAGGATCAAAACATCTTGCTAATAGATTGAAGTCTGAAGAGCTTGATCTTTATGTGATGTTCAATATTGAAATGATTGGAGTTCCAATGAAAGCCAGGGATTATCAGGCTTATCTTACCGGATTTGAAAAATCCAATCTGGCTGAAAAATTCAATGAATATTCTAATGGTGAGAAAGTGCTTGGATTCCTGCCGCAGGCGCAGCAAATGAGCTTATTTAAACGTAGCGATAACTATCCATTTTACGAAACCTTTGGTGTGCCATCACAAACTGTTTCTACATTCGATTTTTCGAATTATAACTACTACCATCACGTAGATGATGAAGCTGAAAAACTTGATCCTGAATTCATGTCTGAACTTATCAGTGCATTGATCCCAGGACTTACAAAAATGGCAAATTCCGAAGAGAAAGAAATTAAAATGACGAGTGATGAGTAA
- a CDS encoding SDR family oxidoreductase, producing the protein MSKIVITGTSRGIGFEMVKILAEQGHEVLALSRNDEPVKNLSLEQVNALAFDITSISEIENIGKWITKNWDSKVDILINNAGTLLNKPFAESTMEEFSEVYKVNVIGVAELTRQLLPYMSTGGHVVNVSSMGGIQGSMKFPGLAAYSSSKGALITLTELLAEEYKENGPAFNVLALGAVQTEMLEEAFPGYEAPVTAEKMANYIADFSQNGQQFYNGKIMQVSNSTP; encoded by the coding sequence ATGAGTAAAATTGTAATTACCGGAACCAGTCGTGGAATTGGATTTGAAATGGTGAAAATCTTAGCAGAACAGGGTCACGAAGTACTGGCGCTTTCCAGAAATGATGAACCTGTCAAAAATCTAAGCCTTGAGCAAGTGAATGCGCTCGCATTCGATATTACCAGTATTTCTGAAATTGAAAATATTGGTAAGTGGATCACTAAAAACTGGGACTCTAAAGTTGATATTCTAATAAATAATGCAGGAACACTTTTAAATAAACCTTTTGCTGAATCTACTATGGAGGAATTTTCAGAAGTATATAAAGTGAATGTGATAGGAGTAGCTGAGCTTACCCGCCAGTTATTACCATATATGAGCACCGGTGGACATGTTGTTAATGTAAGTAGTATGGGCGGAATTCAGGGAAGTATGAAGTTTCCTGGGCTTGCTGCTTATAGTTCCAGCAAGGGAGCGCTTATTACACTTACTGAGCTACTTGCTGAAGAATACAAAGAGAATGGTCCGGCATTTAACGTGCTTGCCTTGGGAGCTGTTCAAACTGAAATGCTTGAAGAAGCCTTTCCTGGTTATGAGGCACCGGTTACTGCGGAAAAAATGGCGAATTATATAGCCGATTTTAGTCAGAATGGTCAGCAGTTCTACAATGGTAAGATCATGCAGGTTTCAAATAGTACTCCATAA
- a CDS encoding SprT-like domain-containing protein, with protein MKEILSKYLPATAVEPISEMIRLHSVHLKIVNERVTRHGDYRRMPDGSQQITINSNLNKYRFLITTVHEIAHLVAFEKYGRSIKPHGQEWKHCFRSLMLPFIRPEIFPGSLLPVIANHFRNPKASSDTDAHLSVALKSYDPENDKNYVFEIPSGSIFRIHNGKTFKKGPRKVKRFECLEIDTGRIYLFQPNAEVQLLKV; from the coding sequence ATGAAAGAAATTCTTTCAAAATATCTTCCAGCTACCGCTGTTGAACCTATTTCGGAGATGATCAGGTTACATTCGGTTCATTTGAAGATCGTAAACGAAAGAGTGACCAGGCATGGTGATTACCGGAGAATGCCAGATGGCTCTCAGCAAATCACCATCAATTCTAATTTGAATAAATATAGGTTTCTAATTACGACCGTGCATGAGATCGCACATCTGGTAGCTTTCGAAAAATATGGAAGAAGTATTAAGCCACATGGCCAGGAATGGAAACATTGTTTTAGAAGTTTAATGTTACCTTTCATCAGGCCCGAGATTTTTCCAGGTTCTTTATTGCCGGTGATAGCGAATCACTTTAGAAACCCTAAAGCTTCAAGTGATACAGATGCACATCTTTCAGTAGCATTGAAAAGCTATGATCCCGAAAATGATAAGAACTACGTTTTTGAAATTCCTTCCGGAAGCATTTTCAGGATTCATAATGGTAAAACTTTCAAGAAAGGGCCTAGAAAAGTAAAAAGATTTGAATGTCTGGAAATTGATACCGGACGTATATATTTGTTTCAGCCTAATGCTGAAGTACAACTGCTAAAAGTTTAA
- a CDS encoding sugar phosphate nucleotidyltransferase, whose protein sequence is MTGTKKDNYYAILMAGGVGSRFWPASKKSSPKQFLDILAVGETLFQTTFKRLSRLIPQENIYVLTNEDYVDVIKEQISSIHDDQIVAEPAMRNTAPCILLGSMKIYNKNPCASIVVAPSDHWIKEEEDFITALEKAFLEVENNDKLITLGIEPNGPNTGYGYIEYDKDESAEVKPVINFTEKPGEMKAQEFIDAGNYAWNAGIFIWRAETIIANFKTHLREMYDLFAKAEKLLNTSEEKQFIKENYHLAANISIDYGIMEKSDKVYMIPASFDWNDLGTWSSVQSELPADEDGNTLMKARVLSKDSSNNIISTSGNKLVVVQGLDDYIIVEDKDVLMIVPKSNEQGIKEWRKTVMDKFGEELG, encoded by the coding sequence ATGACTGGAACCAAAAAAGACAATTATTACGCTATTCTTATGGCCGGCGGAGTCGGTTCCAGGTTCTGGCCTGCCAGCAAGAAATCTTCTCCTAAGCAATTTCTGGATATACTTGCTGTTGGCGAAACTCTATTTCAAACAACTTTTAAAAGACTTTCGAGATTAATTCCCCAGGAAAACATTTACGTGCTTACGAATGAAGATTATGTAGATGTGATCAAGGAACAGATTAGTTCGATCCATGATGATCAGATCGTTGCAGAACCGGCTATGAGAAATACTGCACCTTGCATTTTACTGGGTTCCATGAAGATCTACAATAAAAATCCATGTGCTAGTATTGTGGTTGCTCCTAGTGACCATTGGATCAAAGAAGAGGAGGATTTTATTACAGCATTGGAAAAGGCCTTTTTAGAGGTGGAGAATAATGATAAACTTATCACTCTTGGGATCGAGCCTAATGGCCCCAATACAGGTTATGGGTACATAGAGTATGATAAGGATGAATCGGCTGAGGTAAAGCCGGTGATCAATTTTACTGAAAAACCAGGGGAGATGAAAGCACAGGAGTTTATAGATGCTGGGAACTACGCCTGGAACGCTGGTATTTTTATCTGGCGTGCTGAGACGATCATTGCAAATTTTAAGACTCATTTGCGTGAAATGTACGACCTGTTCGCTAAGGCCGAAAAACTTCTTAATACTTCGGAAGAAAAACAATTTATAAAAGAGAACTATCATCTGGCAGCCAACATTTCTATTGATTACGGCATCATGGAAAAGTCGGATAAAGTATATATGATTCCTGCCAGCTTTGACTGGAATGATTTGGGAACCTGGTCATCTGTCCAGTCTGAACTGCCAGCAGACGAAGACGGGAATACCTTAATGAAGGCCCGAGTGCTTTCAAAGGATTCAAGTAATAATATCATCTCTACCTCTGGAAATAAATTGGTGGTAGTACAGGGACTTGATGACTATATAATCGTTGAAGATAAGGACGTTCTTATGATCGTTCCCAAATCCAACGAACAGGGGATTAAGGAGTGGCGAAAAACGGTGATGGATAAATTTGGTGAAGAATTAGGTTAA
- a CDS encoding DUF389 domain-containing protein: MEEQQAPKEEPKEKVSENLSKDAKQISSQARNFLSRLLDIRPDTDRESTVEAVQKDISFKGHNAWILIFSIFVASIGLNVSSTAVVIGAMLISPLMGPIVGIGMAVAINDVDTLRRSFVNLGIMVGLSVLTATVYFFISPVKNETPELVARTYPTILDVLVAIFGGLALIVAKTKRGTIASVILGVAIATALMPPLCTVGYGIANAKWEYALGALYLFSINAVFIALSTFVVAKLLGFPLVRYANSKRRKRIAQIASTIAIIVMIPSVVLFVKLLREQVYHSKAEEFITNNLRYNGAEIIKNTSDFKDKQVDIYFIGNPVPNATIETWKSQMKEIEALADAELIVHQGADQSQDMDMLSSQLRSGILEDLYVKNQEVMANKDKRIELLEKELSKYRGEKFSFTELSKEAKINYEDIEEIGYSNLMTTNFQKTDTIPTFTVTWDRDLRGDKLKVQQDKFGQWMKVRLKLDTVAIKNVR; this comes from the coding sequence ATGGAAGAACAACAAGCTCCTAAGGAAGAGCCGAAAGAGAAGGTTTCAGAAAACCTAAGCAAGGACGCCAAGCAAATAAGCAGCCAGGCAAGAAATTTCCTGAGCCGATTGCTGGACATACGTCCGGATACCGATAGAGAATCGACGGTAGAGGCTGTACAGAAGGATATATCCTTTAAGGGACATAACGCCTGGATCCTTATATTCTCCATTTTCGTAGCATCCATTGGTCTAAACGTAAGTAGCACAGCTGTAGTAATTGGTGCGATGCTTATCTCTCCATTAATGGGTCCTATCGTAGGAATTGGAATGGCGGTAGCCATTAACGATGTGGATACACTAAGACGTTCGTTCGTAAACCTTGGAATAATGGTTGGACTTAGTGTTTTAACTGCGACTGTTTACTTCTTTATTTCACCCGTTAAAAACGAGACACCAGAGCTTGTAGCCAGAACCTATCCTACCATACTGGATGTGCTGGTAGCAATTTTTGGTGGTTTAGCGTTAATAGTGGCGAAGACCAAAAGAGGTACCATTGCCAGTGTGATACTTGGAGTTGCGATTGCAACAGCTTTGATGCCACCGCTATGTACCGTGGGATATGGTATAGCCAATGCTAAATGGGAATATGCTCTGGGTGCATTGTACTTATTTTCTATTAACGCCGTATTTATAGCGTTATCGACATTTGTGGTAGCTAAATTGCTTGGTTTTCCATTAGTTCGTTATGCGAATAGCAAGCGAAGGAAGAGAATCGCGCAGATTGCATCTACTATAGCCATTATCGTAATGATCCCGAGTGTTGTTTTGTTTGTCAAGCTTTTAAGAGAGCAGGTTTATCATAGTAAGGCTGAAGAGTTTATCACAAATAACCTTAGATACAATGGGGCTGAGATTATCAAAAACACCAGCGACTTTAAGGATAAGCAAGTTGACATCTACTTTATTGGGAACCCTGTACCTAACGCAACGATAGAAACCTGGAAGAGCCAGATGAAGGAAATTGAAGCACTAGCTGATGCTGAACTCATTGTTCACCAAGGAGCAGATCAATCACAGGATATGGACATGCTGTCGAGTCAGTTGAGAAGCGGTATCCTTGAAGATCTTTACGTAAAGAATCAGGAAGTGATGGCGAATAAGGATAAAAGAATTGAGCTTCTTGAAAAAGAGTTGTCTAAGTATCGCGGAGAAAAATTCAGTTTTACTGAATTGAGTAAGGAAGCTAAGATCAATTATGAAGACATTGAAGAAATAGGATATTCTAATCTAATGACCACGAATTTCCAGAAGACTGATACAATTCCAACTTTCACAGTGACCTGGGATAGAGATCTTCGCGGTGATAAATTAAAGGTTCAGCAAGATAAATTTGGTCAGTGGATGAAGGTGAGACTCAAATTAGATACAGTAGCGATCAAAAATGTTCGCTAA
- a CDS encoding ABC transporter ATP-binding protein gives MIQVKDLHKGFNGQEVLKGIDYQFERGKTNLIIGQSGSGKSVFLKCMLGLFKPDQGAIEYDGKPYSNFSDEEQRELRTEIGMLFQGGALFDSMTVEENVMFPLRMFTNQKSGEMRDRVHEVLKRVNLEGNDTKMPSEISGGMQKRVAIARAIVNKPKYLFCDEPNSGLDPQTATVIDNLIQQLTHENEITTVVITHDMNSVLEIGERIAFLKDGLLAWKGTKEDIFHTQDKTVTDFVYSSNLFKKVREAQLKGH, from the coding sequence ATGATACAGGTAAAGGATTTACATAAAGGTTTTAACGGTCAGGAAGTACTAAAAGGTATCGACTATCAATTTGAGCGCGGTAAAACGAACCTAATCATCGGGCAATCTGGATCCGGGAAAAGTGTTTTTCTGAAGTGTATGCTTGGATTGTTCAAACCAGATCAGGGTGCAATAGAATATGACGGCAAACCTTACTCCAACTTTTCAGATGAAGAGCAAAGGGAATTAAGAACTGAAATTGGAATGTTGTTTCAGGGTGGAGCCCTTTTCGATTCTATGACCGTAGAAGAGAATGTGATGTTCCCATTGCGCATGTTCACTAATCAGAAGAGTGGCGAAATGCGTGATCGCGTACACGAGGTATTGAAAAGAGTCAATCTTGAAGGAAACGATACTAAAATGCCTTCAGAGATTAGTGGAGGGATGCAGAAAAGGGTAGCGATTGCCAGAGCGATTGTAAATAAACCTAAATATCTTTTCTGTGATGAACCAAACTCAGGTTTGGATCCACAGACGGCCACCGTTATCGACAACCTCATACAACAGCTGACTCACGAAAATGAGATTACTACTGTTGTAATTACGCACGATATGAATTCTGTATTAGAGATTGGAGAAAGAATTGCATTTCTAAAAGATGGACTATTGGCCTGGAAAGGCACGAAAGAAGATATCTTCCATACTCAGGATAAAACCGTAACAGATTTTGTATACTCTTCTAACTTATTCAAGAAAGTTCGAGAAGCCCAGCTAAAAGGGCACTAG